A segment of the Desulfomicrobium macestii genome:
GCTGGTTTCAAGGCCCGCGCAAAATTTTTCCCGCACCATGCTCGCGCTGACGTCCAGGCGCGCCATGGGCACAAGCACAACTCGCCGTCCCGTCTCGATGCGCCGCACCCCCGGCCCTTCCTCCCGCCATTTCCAGTGCCTGCCCAGAAATTCGTCCACCGCCGCCTGTCCCAGCCCGAGCCGGTCCACCACGGCGATGTCGGTCAGGAGCGGCAGCTCCAGCCCTCTGTGCCAGTCGGGCAGGGTCAGAAAATCCGGACTGCCGAGAACGAAGACATGGTTGGTATCCGGAAACATGGCGCACAGGCGGGTCAGGGTCACGTGCGAATACGAGGGGACGGGCATCTCCCCCTCCAGCGCGCTCACTCCCAGACCTTCCACCCCTGTCACCGCCTGACGCAGCAGGGTCAGGCGCAGATCGAAATCGAGCAATCCCGACTTACCCTTGTGCGGCGGAACCTTGGCGGGCAGCAGATCCACCCGCCCAAGTCCCAGCGCCTCCCGGGCCTCGATGGCCATGCGCAGATGCCCGTTGTGCACGGGATTGAATGATCCGCCGAGAATCCCCACCGAACCGGACAGGGGTCTAGACACGCACCTGCCCTTCTCCGAAGACGATGTACTTGAGGCTGGTCAGCTCCTTCACGCCCATGGGTCCGTAGGCGTGGATCTTCGAGGTGCTGATGCCGATCTCGGCACCCAGCCCCAACTCTCCGCCGTCGTTGAAACGTGTGGAGGCGTTGATGAGCACGCATGAGGCGTCCACCGTCCGCAGGAAACGCATGGCCCGGTCGTGGGTGCGGGTCAGGATGGCTTCGGAATGACCCGAGCCGTAGCGGGCGATGTGCTCCTCGGCCTCGGCCTGGGTGTCGACGATCTTCACCGCCAGGGTCAGGGACAGAAACTCGCGCCCAAAATCATCGACCTCGGCGTGCGTGGCCGTGTCGCCAAGAAGTGGCAGGGAACGTGGACAGGCCCTGAAAGACACGCCCAGCGGCGCCAGCAAGGCGGCCAGGCGGGGCAGAAATTCCCGCGCGACGCCCTCGTGCACGAGCAGGCATTCCAGGGCATTGCACACGCCCGGACGCTGCACCTTGGCGTTCTCGACGATGGACAGGGCCTGCTCCTGATCCGCGTCCTTGTGGACATAGATGTGGCATACGCCCTTGTAATGCTTGAGGACCGGCATGGTCGCGTCCTTGACCACGGCCCGGATCAACCCTTCGCCGCCGCGCGGGATGACCACGTCGATGTATTCGTCCAGGGCCAGCAGATGCTTGACGGCGGCCCGGTCCGTGGTCGGCACGATCTGCACGCAACCCTCGGGCAATCCGGCCGTGTCCAGGGCCCGGCGCAGCAAGCCACCCAGAATCTGGTTGGAGTGATAGGCCTCGGAACCTCCGCGCAGAATGACGCTGTTGCCGGCCTTGAGGCAGAGGATGGCCGCGTCGATGGTCACATTGGGGCGGGATTCGTAGATGATGGCGATGACGCCCAGAGGAATGCGCATGCGTCCGACGAGCAGACCGTTGGGGCGCCTTATCATGCCTTCCACCTCGCCCACCGGGTCGGACAGAGAGGCCACGTGGCGGCAGGCGGCGGCCATGGAATCCACGCCGCCATCGGTGATGCGCAGGCGATCAAGGCGCGCCTCGTCCAGCCCGGCGGCACGCGCGGCCTCCAGATCAAGAGTGTTGGCCGCAAAAATTTCCTGTCGAGAATCGTGCAGCAGGTCGGCCAAAGCCAGAAGCGCCCTGTTGCGCTCAAGGCCCGTGGCCGTGGCCAGTGTCCTTGCGGCGGTCCGTGCCGATGCGGCCAGCTCGCGCATTTGTGATTCCAGATTCATCCTTCGCTCCTGTCTGTGGTGAAAAAAGATCCAAAGCCGAAAATATTATTTTTCAAAGACTATACCAACGCCGCGCCACAGGCAAGAATACTTCATCCGGGCACCTTTTTAAAAGACCGGATATCCATTTATTCCGGCATGTTTTCCCCTTGCGCATTCTCTTTGACCTTTTTCGAAATTGCCTATAAACAGACGGGGCTTTTACAATAATGGCAATTCGAATCAAAGGAGCCTTTCCATGGAAGAACGCAAAGAGACACACGATATCCTGGCAACCATCGAACAGGAAATGGACTCCGACATCCATCCCCTGCTGAAGAAAATCCTGGACAACATCAAGCCCATCGGCATCACCATCGGCGGCATCGTCGTGGCCGTGGCGGTCTATTCGGGCGTCACCACCTACCAGGAGTCGCAGCGTGCAAAGGCCGTGAGCGAGCTTGGCGTCATCATGACCATGGCCGATCAGACCGCGCGCATCGAAAAACTCGAAGCCTTCGCCAAGTCCGGCCCCAAGGAGCTGCGCACCGCCGCACAGCTCGAACTGGCCCGCATCTTCATGGATCAAAACGATTACGAAAAAGCGGCCGGAGCCTGGAGTTCCGTGGGCCAGGGCGCCGACATCCGCGTCATCGCCGGGCTCGGCGAAGCCAAGGCCCTGATCCTCAAGGGCGATCATGCCAAGGCCGTCGAAATTCTGAGCGCCCTCAAGAAAGACGCAGGTCAGGAATTCATGCCCGCCATTTCCGCCAACCTGGCTTTCGCCGCCGAAAAAGCGGGACAGATCGAACTGGCCATCTCCGAATACGAGGCCCTCAAGTCCAAGGAAGCCGGCAACGAGGCATTCCTGGACTACAAGATCGGCACACTCAAATCCAAATCCTGAGACGAGTGAAATCCCAAAGGCGTCCCCGCTTGGCGGGGTTCGCCTGAGACCAGGGCCTTCGGCCTCGCCCCCCGAAGCAAACGCCATGAACGCATCTCAAAAGTTCGCAAACGATTTGGATACCACCCCATGATGACCGCCGAATTCCTGCATTATCTGCAAACGCTTCAAGGCACGGTGCAGCACCTCGATCCCATGAGCCCGCTGCAATCGAGCCTGGACAGCCTGCTCGCCATGACCGCCGAGGCCATGAAATACAAACGCATGGCGCTGGCCATCCTCGACCCCAAGGCCAACACCATCCGTTTCGACCTCACCTACGGGCACAAGGGGCCGGTGAAAGCCACGTACCTGCCCGGCCAGGGAGTCACCGGACAGGTTCTGGACAGCGGGAAATCCATCATCATCGAGGCCATGGGAAACGACGAACGCTTTCTGAACAAGGCCATGGGCCGCACCCAGAAGGAACTGGCCGAACTTTCCTTCATCTGCGTCCCGGTCACGCGGATCAACTCCGAGGGCATCCAGGAGGCGCTCGGCGTGCTCAGCGCGGACATCCCCTGCCAGACGCCCGAAGTGTTGCAGGTTCACTGCGCCTTTCTTGAGGTTCTGGCCGCTGTCATCGCCCGCCAGACCGCGTATCTGCAGGAAAACATGGCCCAGAAAGAACTCTGGGCCTCCATGGGCTTCCTGGGCGAGAGCCTGGATCGCGACACGGCCATGGTGCAGGCCAAGATCGTGGCCACCTCCAAGGCCATGGCCTTTGTCATGGGGCAGATCATGCAGGTCGCGTCGAGCAAGGCCTCGGTGCTGCTGCGCGGCGAATCGGGCACCGGCAAGGAGCTCCTGGCCGAGGCCATCCACAACGCCAGCTCCCGCCGCACCAAGCCCCTCATCCGTCTCAACTGCGCGGCGCTGCCCTCGGAACTGCTGGAGAGCGAGCTGTTCGGCCATGAACGCGGCGCCTTCACCGGCGCGGTAGGTTCCAAGAAGGGCCGCTTCGAGCTGGCCCACGGTGGCACCCTGTTTCTGGACGAAATCGGGGAACTCAGCCCCGAGGCCCAGTCCAAGCTGCTGCGCGCCCTGCAGGAAGGGGAGATCCAGCGCCTTGGGAGCGAGAAAAGCATCAAGGTCGACGTGCGCATCATCTGCGCCACCCACCAGCCGCTGGAAAACCTGATCAAGTCCGGCGAATTCCGCGAAGATCTCTATTACCGCATTAACGTCTTCCCCATCTTCATTCCGCCCCTGCGCGAACGCCGGGAGGACATCCTGCCCCTGGCCGAGTATTTCCTGGAATTCTTCGCCAAGGAGTACTCAAAAAACATCAAGCGCATCTCCATGCCCGCCATCGACCTGCTGACCCAGTACCAGTGGCACGGCAACGTGCGCGAGCTGCGCAACTGCCTGGAGCGGGCCGTGCTGATCTGCAACGAAGAGGCCATCCGCACCTACCATCTGCCACCGACCTTGCAGACTGCCGAAAGCTCGGCCACGGACAACCAGCTCTCCTTCGGCGAAGCCGTGGGCAAATTTGAGCAGGAGATCCTGGTCGAGGCCCTGCAGAAATGCGGGGGCAACATGCTGCAGGTGGCCAGGGAGCTCAGGGCCAGCTACCGGATCATCAACTACAAGATCAAGAAGTACAACCTCGACCCCAAAAAATACGACGGGCGGGGCAAGACGCGCAAACCCTGATTGCAGGAGGGTGCGCCCTGGGGTATGGTTCGGTGAAATCCGTCAACCCCGGGACACGCCATGCAACCCTCCCTTCATGCCCGAAAGCACATCAGGGCGCACCTTCTGGAGCGCCTGGCCGGCCGTGCGAACGACGACCAGGCGGCGATCCGAAGCACCGCGCTGAACCTCTTTTTCGAGACCAGCTTCGAATT
Coding sequences within it:
- a CDS encoding nicotinate-nicotinamide nucleotide adenylyltransferase, translating into MSRPLSGSVGILGGSFNPVHNGHLRMAIEAREALGLGRVDLLPAKVPPHKGKSGLLDFDLRLTLLRQAVTGVEGLGVSALEGEMPVPSYSHVTLTRLCAMFPDTNHVFVLGSPDFLTLPDWHRGLELPLLTDIAVVDRLGLGQAAVDEFLGRHWKWREEGPGVRRIETGRRVVLVPMARLDVSASMVREKFCAGLETSGLVPDAVRGRMLADPHLFKDCWNVSP
- a CDS encoding glutamate-5-semialdehyde dehydrogenase, giving the protein MNLESQMRELAASARTAARTLATATGLERNRALLALADLLHDSRQEIFAANTLDLEAARAAGLDEARLDRLRITDGGVDSMAAACRHVASLSDPVGEVEGMIRRPNGLLVGRMRIPLGVIAIIYESRPNVTIDAAILCLKAGNSVILRGGSEAYHSNQILGGLLRRALDTAGLPEGCVQIVPTTDRAAVKHLLALDEYIDVVIPRGGEGLIRAVVKDATMPVLKHYKGVCHIYVHKDADQEQALSIVENAKVQRPGVCNALECLLVHEGVAREFLPRLAALLAPLGVSFRACPRSLPLLGDTATHAEVDDFGREFLSLTLAVKIVDTQAEAEEHIARYGSGHSEAILTRTHDRAMRFLRTVDASCVLINASTRFNDGGELGLGAEIGISTSKIHAYGPMGVKELTSLKYIVFGEGQVRV
- a CDS encoding sigma-54-dependent Fis family transcriptional regulator, with translation MMTAEFLHYLQTLQGTVQHLDPMSPLQSSLDSLLAMTAEAMKYKRMALAILDPKANTIRFDLTYGHKGPVKATYLPGQGVTGQVLDSGKSIIIEAMGNDERFLNKAMGRTQKELAELSFICVPVTRINSEGIQEALGVLSADIPCQTPEVLQVHCAFLEVLAAVIARQTAYLQENMAQKELWASMGFLGESLDRDTAMVQAKIVATSKAMAFVMGQIMQVASSKASVLLRGESGTGKELLAEAIHNASSRRTKPLIRLNCAALPSELLESELFGHERGAFTGAVGSKKGRFELAHGGTLFLDEIGELSPEAQSKLLRALQEGEIQRLGSEKSIKVDVRIICATHQPLENLIKSGEFREDLYYRINVFPIFIPPLRERREDILPLAEYFLEFFAKEYSKNIKRISMPAIDLLTQYQWHGNVRELRNCLERAVLICNEEAIRTYHLPPTLQTAESSATDNQLSFGEAVGKFEQEILVEALQKCGGNMLQVARELRASYRIINYKIKKYNLDPKKYDGRGKTRKP